In Ptychodera flava strain L36383 chromosome 21, AS_Pfla_20210202, whole genome shotgun sequence, a genomic segment contains:
- the LOC139122103 gene encoding forkhead box protein D3-like yields the protein MTDFLTGDRSLTGEPLVYDGLCKTYNQTSTHSYPSELCKDQAELTRSDSPENIAHVLLSLDSGIEQSDPSGFSITTDNNIHRSHDCKRSIAERYKKPNHSYIALISMAILSTSQKKMLLSDIYQYITDNFPYYRNKDKSWRNSIRHNLSLNECFTKNGRSENGKGNFWSIHPACQEDFSKGDFRRRRARRRVRKCHRDQERVTMTTYGYGYMSMNSPDPYYNVTSPYNAFVPMSYPAASALPRGLFSVDGFYCEDQQSMYSRFHQTVATSPPVVAATHFNAQFDLQNSSKTPLPSWQDTLSRLPSIN from the coding sequence ATGACTGATTTCCTGACGGGTGACAGAAGCTTGACAGGTGAGCCGCTAGTATATGATGGCCTTTGTAAAACCTATAATCAGACGTCCACTCATTCGTACCCATCAGAGTTATGTAAGGACCAAGCAGAGTTAACAAGAAGCGATTCTCCAGAAAATATTGCCCATGTACTGTTATCTTTAGACTCTGGTATAGAACAATCTGATCCATCAGGATTTTCCATCACGACCGACAACAATATTCACAGAAGCCATGATTGCAAGAGAAGCATAGCGGAACGATATAAGAAACCAAATCACTCCTATATAGCCCTGATTTCCATGGCTATACTGAGCACATCACAGAAGAAGATGTTATTATCAGACATCTATCAATACATCACTGATAACTTTCCGTATTACCGCAACAAGGACAAAAGTTGGCGTAACAGCATTCGCCACAACCTTTCGCTAAATGAATGTTTTACGAAGAACGGACGAAGTGAAAATGGGaaaggcaatttttggtcaattcACCCAGCTTGTCAGGAGGACTTTTCAAAGGGAGACTTTCGTAGACGACGAGCTCGACGAAGAGTTCGTAAATGTCATCGCGACCAAGAACGGGTCACTATGACAACATATGGTTACGGCTATATGTCAATGAATTCTCCTGATCCATACTACAATGTGACGTCACCATACAACGCATTCGTCCCGATGTCATATCCAGCTGCATCTGCTCTACCTAGAGGACTTTTCAGTGTTGATGGTTTCTATTGTGAAGATCAACAATCAATGTATTCTCGTTTCCATCAGACAGTTGCTACTTCGCCACCAGTTGTTGCTGCCACTCACTTCAATGCACAGTTCGATTTGCAAAATTCATCCAAGACACCCTTACCGTCTTGGCAAGATACGTTATCTCGACTACCATCAATAAACTAA